A genomic stretch from Cryomorphaceae bacterium 1068 includes:
- a CDS encoding SDR family NAD(P)-dependent oxidoreductase produces the protein MNYLVVGGSTGIGLKVSEILVSEGHHVFIASRSASSRMQSITNQTVVDIDATDSEADWSFLPDSLDGIVYCGGTINLKPFKRLKNEDFLHDYSVNVIGAVNTIQASLKALKNADSASIVMFSSVAAERGLNFHASISAAKGAVEGLTKSLSAELAPDIRVNAIALSLTDTPLAEQLLNNEKKQEASNARHPLHRYGRPEDAAEAALFLLGSKSSWITGQILGVDGGMGTIQNI, from the coding sequence ATGAATTATCTAGTAGTTGGAGGAAGCACAGGTATTGGTTTGAAAGTTTCTGAAATCCTTGTCAGCGAGGGACACCACGTGTTCATCGCCTCTAGGAGTGCCTCTTCCAGGATGCAATCAATTACCAATCAAACGGTGGTAGATATCGACGCTACAGATTCAGAAGCAGACTGGTCCTTTTTGCCCGACTCGCTTGATGGGATAGTTTATTGCGGGGGAACGATAAATCTAAAACCATTTAAGAGATTGAAAAACGAAGATTTCTTGCATGACTATTCTGTAAATGTAATCGGCGCTGTAAATACCATACAGGCTTCATTGAAGGCGCTAAAGAATGCGGATTCAGCCTCTATTGTGATGTTTAGCTCGGTAGCGGCCGAGAGGGGATTGAATTTTCATGCTTCAATATCGGCAGCAAAGGGCGCAGTAGAGGGATTAACGAAATCCTTGAGTGCGGAATTGGCACCTGATATTAGAGTTAACGCAATTGCCCTATCTCTCACGGATACACCATTGGCAGAACAGCTCTTGAACAATGAGAAAAAGCAAGAGGCCAGCAATGCACGCCATCCGCTGCACCGTTATGGTCGCCCTGAAGATGCTGCCGAAGCGGCTCTTTTTCTGCTAGGCAGTAAGTCCTCGTGGATCACTGGTCAAATACTTGGCGTGGACGGTGGAATGGGGACCATACAGAATATATGA
- a CDS encoding flavin reductase family protein, with amino-acid sequence MKTFSSGDIVEMDKRFRANFINSISGFKSANLIGTVNNEGRTNLAIFSSVIHIGANPPLIGFILRPTTVERHTYNNIIAKRFYTISALPFLMKEDGHRTSAKYPKGESEFDKTSFTPEFNDFDVPYIKESPIALTCELKSEQLLEVNHTRLIIGEVKEVKLNPKFLNQDGFYALAEAGVSAISGMDSYHQVEMGSRFDYARPDQEITFLPQ; translated from the coding sequence ATGAAAACATTTTCCTCTGGCGATATTGTTGAAATGGATAAGCGTTTCCGTGCAAATTTCATTAACAGTATTTCAGGGTTCAAAAGTGCCAATCTCATTGGTACGGTAAATAACGAAGGCCGAACCAACCTGGCTATTTTTTCATCAGTCATTCATATTGGAGCCAATCCGCCACTGATCGGGTTTATCTTGAGGCCAACTACCGTTGAGCGTCACACATACAATAATATTATCGCCAAGAGATTTTATACTATCAGCGCTCTCCCCTTTTTAATGAAGGAAGATGGACACCGGACTTCTGCGAAATATCCAAAAGGAGAATCAGAGTTTGATAAAACGAGTTTTACTCCGGAATTCAATGATTTTGATGTGCCTTATATAAAAGAAAGCCCCATCGCCTTGACTTGTGAGCTTAAATCTGAACAATTATTGGAGGTGAACCACACAAGATTGATCATTGGCGAAGTAAAAGAGGTAAAGTTAAATCCAAAATTTCTCAATCAGGACGGATTCTATGCGTTGGCAGAAGCAGGCGTCTCAGCTATTTCCGGCATGGATTCTTATCATCAAGTGGAAATGGGAAGTCGATTTGACTATGCCCGACCCGACCAAGAAATTACATTTTTGCCACAATGA
- a CDS encoding deoxyribodipyrimidine photo-lyase, with protein MNKKEIVLFWFRRDLRLEDNAGLFHALKSHKNVLPLFIFDREILDKLEDKKDARVQFIHQEIERISKQLKGFGSGMMVRYGNPIDIWKDLLETHSIKAAYVNNDYEPYARNRDEQVANLLRENGIELIASKDHVIFEKSEVTKDDGDPYVVFTPYSKKWLAAFDLEKNQPFQNEKYFDSFLEYEVQSMPSLEEMGFESFEFEYPSREVQINIVDKYDERRDIPSIRGTSRLSLHLRFGTVSLRKLVGIAQKHNHVWLKELIWRDFYQMIIWHFPHSAKDSFRPAYDKIPWRNNEDEFETWCQGKTGYPIVDAGMRELNATGFMHNRVRMVTASFLTKHLLIDWRWGEAYFAKKLLDYELASNVGGWQWASGSGCDAAPYFRVFNPELQTKKFDPEMKYIKKWVPEFQELTYKPVVEHKMARNRAIETYKKALSE; from the coding sequence ATGAACAAGAAAGAAATTGTCCTATTCTGGTTTAGGAGAGACCTGAGGTTAGAAGATAATGCCGGGCTTTTCCACGCTTTGAAGAGCCACAAGAATGTTCTCCCTCTGTTTATTTTCGATCGCGAGATTTTAGATAAACTAGAAGACAAAAAAGATGCGCGTGTTCAATTTATTCATCAGGAAATCGAGCGTATCAGTAAGCAGTTAAAAGGCTTTGGTTCTGGCATGATGGTTAGATATGGCAATCCCATTGATATCTGGAAGGACTTATTGGAAACGCACAGTATTAAAGCGGCGTATGTTAACAATGACTATGAGCCTTATGCCCGAAACCGCGACGAGCAAGTAGCAAATCTGCTGAGAGAAAATGGAATAGAACTAATAGCTTCCAAGGATCATGTGATTTTTGAGAAGTCTGAAGTCACCAAAGACGATGGCGACCCATATGTCGTATTCACACCATACAGCAAGAAATGGCTGGCTGCTTTTGATCTTGAAAAGAATCAGCCCTTTCAAAATGAGAAGTATTTCGACTCCTTTTTGGAATATGAAGTTCAGTCAATGCCGTCGCTTGAGGAGATGGGTTTTGAGTCGTTTGAGTTTGAGTACCCTTCTCGAGAAGTCCAAATAAACATTGTAGACAAATACGACGAGCGTCGAGACATTCCTTCCATACGGGGGACCAGTCGACTCAGCTTGCATTTGAGGTTTGGTACGGTAAGCCTTAGAAAATTAGTTGGGATTGCTCAAAAGCACAATCACGTTTGGTTGAAAGAGCTCATCTGGAGGGATTTTTATCAGATGATCATTTGGCATTTTCCTCATTCTGCAAAGGATAGCTTTCGCCCTGCCTACGATAAGATTCCTTGGCGGAATAATGAAGATGAATTTGAGACTTGGTGCCAAGGGAAAACGGGATATCCGATAGTGGACGCAGGTATGCGAGAGCTCAATGCGACGGGCTTTATGCACAATAGAGTTCGCATGGTCACCGCCTCTTTCCTTACGAAGCATTTGCTCATAGACTGGCGGTGGGGTGAAGCTTATTTTGCCAAGAAATTGCTTGACTATGAGTTGGCATCAAACGTTGGTGGCTGGCAGTGGGCTTCTGGAAGCGGTTGCGATGCGGCACCTTATTTTCGTGTTTTTAATCCCGAACTGCAAACAAAAAAGTTTGACCCTGAAATGAAGTACATCAAAAAATGGGTGCCTGAATTTCAGGAGTTGACTTACAAGCCGGTTGTAGAACATAAAATGGCGAGAAATCGAGCTATTGAAACCTACAAAAAAGCGCTAAGTGAGTAA
- a CDS encoding fasciclin domain-containing protein: MKKFLLSLLSAVVLSFSTQAQTIYTLIQNSPDHTILEAAIDASNLSGALQGPGPLTVFAPTDAAFEALPENLVDALLTDPTGLLRDIVLYHVTPGNNSSGSLSDGQILTTLLSGQTTTVSIDGTTVMINMSTVTDPDVTASNGVIHVIDAVLIPGNAETVYDIIVESDDHTTLEAAVNAAELDGALQDGEALTVFAPTDAAFAALPENLVNALLEDPTGTLAEVLLYHVVGSIAPSSTLTQDQAITTLFGEDVIVDLVGGVFINGAEVTVADIPAINGVVHVIDAVLVPEGATTILDIVANSDDHNTLETAVIAAELDGTLSGPGTFTLFAPTDAAFDALPSGVLDILLADPTGALADVLLYHVAGSIELAADLSDGQVIPTVNGQDVTVSIVGEDVFINDAQVTVANLPAINGVVHVIDAVLVPADAICVDLAAGPFTDFNTTFGGAPVSEFGVCPTNQLTGFEAWASESYTVDNFVAGQEYTFSICDGPGAGTWDAELTVFDPDGGLVAIAQDCQITWTAPVDGTYIIGIQEVGECGDSSPNQGTNNGFPTLSCTSDNTVFTIISNSEDHNTLEAAILAAELAGTLSGEGTFTVFAPTDDAFAALDPVLLEALLADPTNLLADILLYHVAPITALSGDLTDGQMVTTVNGEDVTITLDGDDVLVNGALVTVADLEADNGVVHVINAVLLPTELTTVYDIVVDSDIHNTLEIAINTAGLDGALSGDAGNVTLFAPTDEAFDNLPDGVLDALLADPEGDLTEVLLYHVIEGFNIAANITAGDVETLFGEDITVTIDGENVMVNDAMVIVTDLVGINGVVHVIDAVLVPTTLSVDQINAVESFSVFPNPANNVMNVELEMVSSERISIDFVNMLGQVVKSVDLGQRSTGLNREVIDIQDMADGFYLMNVTIGNDQLTHKIQVVR, translated from the coding sequence ATGAAAAAGTTTTTACTTTCCCTTTTATCGGCGGTTGTCCTGAGTTTTTCAACTCAAGCACAGACGATATACACCTTGATTCAGAACAGCCCTGACCACACAATTTTAGAAGCAGCTATTGATGCATCAAATTTGTCAGGAGCCCTTCAAGGTCCAGGTCCACTTACGGTATTTGCTCCAACAGACGCTGCATTTGAAGCCTTGCCGGAGAATTTGGTTGACGCTTTATTGACTGATCCTACCGGTCTGTTGCGCGACATCGTTCTCTATCACGTTACCCCTGGAAATAATAGTTCGGGATCTCTTTCAGATGGCCAGATCTTAACCACCTTGCTTTCAGGTCAAACTACTACAGTTTCTATTGACGGAACAACGGTCATGATTAATATGTCAACTGTAACCGATCCTGATGTAACTGCATCGAATGGTGTTATTCATGTCATCGATGCCGTTTTGATTCCCGGAAACGCGGAGACTGTTTATGACATTATCGTTGAGAGCGATGACCACACCACGCTCGAGGCAGCGGTAAACGCGGCCGAACTAGATGGCGCGCTTCAGGACGGAGAGGCTCTTACTGTTTTCGCACCTACAGACGCTGCTTTTGCAGCATTACCTGAAAATTTGGTAAACGCACTTCTCGAAGATCCTACAGGAACTTTAGCCGAGGTATTGCTTTACCATGTCGTTGGATCTATTGCTCCATCGAGCACATTGACTCAAGATCAAGCCATTACTACTCTTTTTGGAGAAGATGTAATTGTCGATCTAGTTGGAGGCGTCTTTATCAATGGAGCCGAAGTTACTGTTGCAGATATTCCTGCAATTAATGGAGTCGTTCACGTTATAGATGCTGTATTGGTCCCTGAAGGAGCCACTACCATTTTGGATATTGTTGCGAACAGCGATGATCACAACACACTTGAAACAGCAGTTATAGCTGCAGAATTGGACGGTACGCTTAGCGGTCCGGGTACATTTACTTTGTTTGCCCCAACTGATGCAGCATTTGATGCTTTACCCTCAGGTGTTCTTGATATTCTGCTTGCTGACCCAACGGGGGCATTGGCAGATGTTCTTCTTTATCATGTTGCCGGTTCAATTGAATTGGCCGCAGATCTATCAGACGGACAAGTAATTCCTACGGTGAATGGTCAGGATGTTACAGTGTCAATTGTTGGTGAGGATGTCTTCATCAACGACGCACAAGTAACCGTAGCTAACTTGCCTGCCATTAACGGTGTGGTGCACGTTATTGATGCGGTATTAGTCCCTGCCGACGCTATTTGTGTTGATTTAGCAGCAGGACCCTTCACTGACTTTAACACAACATTCGGAGGCGCACCTGTTTCTGAATTTGGTGTATGCCCTACCAATCAACTAACAGGGTTCGAAGCATGGGCAAGTGAATCTTATACTGTAGATAATTTCGTTGCAGGCCAGGAATATACATTCTCGATTTGTGATGGCCCGGGTGCAGGCACTTGGGATGCTGAACTTACTGTATTCGATCCCGATGGAGGATTAGTAGCCATTGCTCAGGACTGCCAGATTACTTGGACAGCTCCCGTTGATGGAACTTACATTATAGGTATTCAGGAAGTTGGAGAGTGCGGCGATAGCTCACCTAACCAAGGGACCAACAATGGATTCCCAACGCTTTCATGTACTTCTGACAACACAGTATTTACGATCATTTCAAATAGCGAAGATCATAACACGCTGGAAGCGGCTATCCTCGCAGCAGAATTGGCAGGAACACTTTCAGGTGAAGGTACCTTCACAGTATTTGCTCCGACAGATGATGCATTTGCAGCATTAGACCCTGTTCTACTTGAAGCTCTTTTGGCTGATCCGACTAACCTCTTGGCTGATATTCTTCTTTACCACGTAGCTCCAATCACAGCACTTTCAGGTGATCTTACAGATGGGCAAATGGTAACTACCGTAAACGGTGAAGACGTTACTATTACTCTTGATGGTGATGATGTATTGGTAAATGGTGCATTGGTTACTGTTGCCGACTTAGAAGCTGACAACGGTGTAGTTCACGTAATTAACGCAGTTCTCCTTCCAACTGAATTGACCACTGTTTATGACATCGTGGTGGATAGCGATATTCATAATACGTTGGAAATAGCCATCAATACTGCAGGTCTAGATGGAGCGCTTAGCGGCGACGCTGGAAACGTAACGTTATTCGCACCTACGGATGAAGCATTTGACAATTTACCTGATGGAGTATTGGACGCACTTTTAGCTGATCCGGAAGGAGACCTTACTGAGGTTCTTCTTTATCACGTGATTGAGGGTTTCAATATTGCAGCCAATATCACAGCAGGAGATGTGGAAACTCTTTTTGGAGAGGACATTACCGTTACAATTGATGGAGAGAACGTTATGGTAAATGATGCCATGGTTATCGTTACAGACCTTGTTGGAATCAACGGTGTCGTTCACGTAATAGACGCCGTATTGGTACCAACTACTTTGAGTGTAGATCAAATCAATGCAGTTGAGTCTTTCTCAGTATTCCCTAATCCTGCTAACAACGTGATGAATGTTGAGTTGGAAATGGTCTCTAGTGAAAGAATCTCAATCGACTTTGTCAACATGCTTGGTCAAGTTGTGAAAAGCGTAGACCTAGGTCAAAGAAGCACAGGATTGAACCGTGAGGTAATCGACATCCAAGATATGGCTGACGGTTTCTACCTTATGAATGTGACTATCGGAAACGACCAGCTTACGCACAAGATTCAAGTTGTGAGATAA
- a CDS encoding deoxyribodipyrimidine photo-lyase — translation MRKPINVLWFKRDLRLSDHEPLMEALKIKEPLLLLYVFEPSLLRHPNYSDMHWSFVWEALMDLSHQLKEYQVGLRIAFAEVEEVFTQLQLEFEVKTVFSHAETGLKATYDRDIALIDYFSKEGIIWREYQQNGVVRKLSNRSSWLKRWYSYMSAETATPDLNRLRKLSLLNKTEIGRDLPYPSWLSRNPMRQSAKREKGMRYLKSFCTERSKNYGKGISKPELSRKSCSRMSPYLSWGIFSVREVYQAMNVAKKAGQGSKSGLNAAMIRLRWHCHFIQKFEMEERIEYENFNKAYDLLEKPINAKLLAAWMTGTTGFPMVDACMRCLRETGYVNFRMRAMLTSFAVHHLWQPWKPVSMHLSRIFLDFEPGIHYPQIQMQAGMTGINTIRIYNPIKQSIDHDPHGTFIKKWVPELTDLPSDAIHKPWELGPIDQQLFDFIPGRNYPIPIINLDSARKEASDRLYGMRKTKAGRKESTRILARHTNPGPRNA, via the coding sequence ATGAGAAAACCAATAAATGTCCTTTGGTTTAAGCGCGACTTAAGACTTTCCGATCACGAGCCGCTTATGGAAGCTTTGAAAATAAAAGAGCCTTTGTTGCTGCTCTATGTTTTTGAACCCAGCTTGCTCCGTCATCCGAATTATAGTGACATGCACTGGAGCTTCGTCTGGGAGGCATTGATGGATTTATCCCATCAATTAAAAGAGTATCAAGTTGGCTTGAGGATAGCTTTCGCTGAAGTAGAAGAGGTATTCACTCAACTGCAGCTCGAATTCGAAGTAAAAACGGTTTTCTCTCATGCTGAAACGGGACTCAAAGCCACCTATGATCGAGACATAGCGCTGATAGACTATTTTTCGAAAGAGGGAATCATTTGGAGGGAGTACCAGCAAAACGGAGTAGTCAGAAAACTGAGCAATCGATCATCTTGGTTAAAGCGATGGTATAGTTATATGTCCGCTGAAACCGCTACTCCGGACTTGAACCGCTTGAGAAAGTTATCGCTTTTGAATAAGACCGAAATAGGAAGAGACTTACCGTATCCTTCTTGGCTTTCAAGAAACCCAATGAGGCAATCAGCTAAAAGAGAAAAAGGGATGCGCTACCTAAAGAGCTTTTGCACTGAGCGCTCAAAGAATTATGGTAAAGGCATCTCCAAGCCTGAGCTCTCGCGAAAAAGCTGTAGCCGGATGTCGCCATATTTGAGTTGGGGAATATTCTCGGTACGCGAGGTCTACCAAGCTATGAATGTAGCCAAGAAAGCCGGGCAAGGATCAAAGTCGGGACTTAATGCTGCTATGATTCGTCTGCGCTGGCACTGTCACTTTATCCAAAAGTTTGAAATGGAAGAGCGCATCGAATATGAGAATTTTAACAAGGCCTACGACCTTTTGGAAAAACCGATCAATGCAAAGTTACTGGCAGCTTGGATGACTGGCACAACGGGCTTTCCGATGGTAGATGCTTGCATGCGTTGTTTGCGCGAAACGGGATATGTCAACTTCCGCATGAGGGCGATGTTGACCAGCTTTGCCGTTCACCATTTGTGGCAGCCATGGAAGCCCGTATCAATGCATTTGTCCAGAATCTTTTTGGATTTTGAACCAGGAATTCATTACCCGCAAATTCAAATGCAAGCCGGAATGACGGGGATCAATACCATCCGAATTTACAATCCTATTAAGCAATCGATTGACCATGATCCTCACGGTACATTTATTAAGAAATGGGTTCCTGAATTGACGGATTTACCGAGCGATGCCATTCATAAACCTTGGGAGCTTGGTCCGATCGACCAGCAGCTTTTTGATTTTATTCCCGGAAGGAATTACCCGATTCCGATTATAAATTTGGATAGTGCGCGCAAAGAGGCATCTGATCGACTTTATGGAATGCGAAAGACGAAGGCAGGGCGAAAAGAGTCTACCCGGATCTTGGCAAGACACACCAATCCGGGACCTCGAAATGCATAA
- a CDS encoding DUF2256 domain-containing protein, which produces MHKGNKSYLPEKPCVFCGKPMTWRKKWEKNWDEVKYCSDRCRKNKSK; this is translated from the coding sequence ATGCATAAAGGAAACAAATCATACCTGCCCGAAAAGCCTTGTGTTTTCTGTGGTAAGCCAATGACTTGGCGAAAGAAATGGGAGAAAAATTGGGATGAGGTAAAATACTGCAGCGATCGCTGCCGAAAAAACAAATCGAAGTGA
- a CDS encoding DASH family cryptochrome, with translation MKRGIVWFRNDLRVTDNEALYGAAQECDEVIPVYVFDPSYLHSERYGSGKFGARRVKFVLKSLEDLKRSLNALGGSLIVEIGKPDQVLSRIAEEHGVTALFAQKEVTQEEVEVEQAIKRSLKESVVVKFFYGHSLYNPDDIPFETENIPDIFSNFRKKCEKESEVRSIFPIPEKLKVPKALHSADIPELIDLGFEPKPISEKAAVAYKGGEREARKRLENYLWETHNISTYKSTRNGLLGLDYSSKFSGWLAHGCISPRMIYSEVKRYEKSVKKNSSTYWMVFELIWRDYFRYVAMKFGNELFYPGGIRNEEMDWKIDIEKLEAWKKGETGIPFVDANMKELNETGFMSNRGRQIVASYLVKDLKQDWRCGAAYFEQELIDYDVTSNWGNWAYVAGVGNDPRENRYFNILTQANRYDGKGEYIKHWLPELSDLPLDFIHKPWELSDSEKSKYGLHGSAFGKPIYVNTKW, from the coding sequence GTGAAGAGAGGAATAGTTTGGTTTAGAAATGATTTGCGTGTGACCGATAACGAAGCGCTTTATGGTGCGGCTCAGGAGTGTGATGAGGTAATTCCAGTCTACGTGTTCGACCCATCATATCTGCATAGTGAGAGATACGGATCCGGAAAATTTGGTGCGCGCAGAGTCAAGTTCGTTTTGAAAAGTCTGGAGGATTTGAAGAGATCTCTCAACGCTCTTGGCGGCTCCCTGATAGTTGAAATTGGTAAGCCTGATCAGGTGCTTTCGCGAATAGCAGAAGAGCATGGTGTAACAGCACTATTTGCTCAAAAAGAGGTGACTCAGGAGGAGGTCGAAGTCGAGCAAGCGATAAAACGATCTCTGAAAGAATCAGTTGTTGTCAAATTCTTTTACGGTCATTCGCTCTACAACCCCGATGACATTCCTTTCGAAACAGAGAATATCCCTGATATCTTTTCCAATTTCAGAAAGAAGTGCGAGAAAGAATCTGAAGTGCGGTCTATCTTTCCGATTCCTGAAAAGTTAAAGGTGCCCAAAGCTCTTCATTCTGCAGATATTCCTGAACTCATAGATTTGGGTTTTGAGCCAAAGCCAATTTCTGAAAAAGCGGCGGTAGCATACAAAGGCGGTGAGCGTGAGGCTAGGAAACGTCTGGAAAATTATTTGTGGGAAACCCATAACATCAGCACCTATAAGAGTACCCGTAACGGATTACTCGGGTTGGATTATTCTTCCAAATTTTCAGGATGGTTGGCCCATGGATGTATTTCGCCACGTATGATTTATAGTGAAGTGAAGCGCTATGAGAAGTCCGTGAAGAAAAACTCTTCCACTTATTGGATGGTCTTTGAATTGATTTGGAGAGACTACTTCCGCTATGTTGCCATGAAGTTTGGTAATGAGCTTTTCTATCCGGGAGGAATTAGAAATGAGGAAATGGACTGGAAGATCGACATAGAGAAGTTGGAAGCATGGAAGAAGGGGGAAACAGGTATTCCTTTCGTCGATGCAAATATGAAAGAACTGAACGAAACCGGATTTATGAGTAACCGTGGTCGTCAAATCGTTGCGAGCTATCTGGTTAAAGACCTGAAACAAGATTGGCGTTGTGGTGCGGCCTATTTTGAGCAGGAGCTTATCGACTATGACGTGACCAGCAACTGGGGCAACTGGGCTTATGTCGCGGGTGTGGGCAATGATCCTAGGGAAAACCGCTACTTCAACATTTTGACGCAAGCAAATCGATACGACGGCAAAGGCGAATACATCAAACATTGGCTTCCCGAGCTATCTGATCTGCCGTTGGATTTCATTCACAAACCTTGGGAACTATCTGATTCGGAGAAGAGCAAGTATGGTTTACACGGCTCTGCTTTTGGGAAACCGATATATGTGAACACAAAGTGGTGA
- a CDS encoding SelL-related redox protein, protein MNFITNRGESLVELAENQKVLLVFLRHFGCTFCRETMADLAEVRHDIESKGVKIVIVHMVKSEMAADMLKLYHLEDISHISDIHQKLYNRFGLYKVSFRALFGIKNWWRAFVAGVVKGHLIGKPAGDPFQMPGIVLFHKKKVINNFAYRYVSDRPDLVKVAKIA, encoded by the coding sequence ATGAATTTTATTACCAATAGAGGAGAAAGCTTAGTTGAGTTGGCCGAGAATCAAAAAGTACTGTTGGTTTTTCTGCGGCACTTCGGGTGCACATTTTGCAGAGAAACAATGGCAGACTTGGCCGAAGTACGTCATGATATTGAATCGAAAGGAGTCAAAATAGTGATCGTGCATATGGTAAAAAGTGAAATGGCTGCGGATATGCTGAAGTTATATCACTTAGAAGATATTAGCCACATCTCCGACATTCATCAAAAACTATACAACCGCTTTGGATTGTACAAAGTGAGTTTCAGGGCGCTGTTTGGAATCAAAAATTGGTGGAGAGCCTTTGTGGCCGGCGTTGTGAAAGGGCATCTTATCGGAAAACCTGCTGGAGATCCATTTCAAATGCCGGGTATCGTTTTATTTCACAAGAAGAAGGTTATTAATAACTTTGCCTACAGGTACGTTTCCGACCGTCCCGACTTGGTGAAAGTCGCCAAAATAGCCTGA
- a CDS encoding sterol desaturase family protein produces MVLNFLILVSTFFFMEFMAWFTHKYVMHGLGWYFHRDHHQHERGFFEKNDVFFLIFAIPSWLFTMFGMMDGNDWKLFVGLGIALYGLSYFLVHDVFIHRRFDWFKRTDNVYFRAIRKAHKVHHKHLNKEEGECFGMLIVPFKYFREAKRSMKTS; encoded by the coding sequence ATGGTTTTAAACTTTCTCATTTTAGTGTCCACATTCTTCTTTATGGAGTTTATGGCTTGGTTCACACACAAGTATGTGATGCATGGCTTGGGATGGTATTTTCACAGAGACCACCATCAGCATGAACGTGGTTTTTTTGAGAAAAACGACGTGTTCTTTCTCATTTTTGCCATTCCCTCATGGTTATTTACCATGTTCGGAATGATGGATGGAAATGATTGGAAGTTATTTGTGGGCTTGGGGATAGCACTTTACGGTCTGAGCTATTTCTTGGTGCATGATGTTTTCATTCACCGGAGATTCGATTGGTTCAAACGAACCGATAATGTATATTTCAGAGCGATTCGAAAAGCGCACAAGGTTCACCATAAGCATTTGAATAAAGAAGAAGGAGAATGCTTTGGGATGCTGATTGTGCCTTTCAAGTATTTCCGCGAAGCAAAGCGCTCGATGAAAACATCGTGA